The genomic interval ACGTATAAAAAGTACGTCCAAAGTAGGTAGCACTGTCAATACCATGAGATTCTAGCATATAAACTGGTGCAATGCGTCCGGAAAATGACATGGGGTCGGTAAAGGCAAAGGAGCGTCCACGTAAATCTAAAATAGAGTCACCTTTCGTGTTCTGATTGGTAATGATATAAGACTGGTATACGTGTTCATTCTTTACGGTAGGAATAGCCAAAAGTTCCATACCGAAACTCTCACTACCGGCTGCATAGCCGCCGCTACAGACAAATGCGACATCAGCACTACCTACCTGCAGCAAATCATTAACTTCTTTATAGGACTTGCGTTGAAGAAGTATCACTGGATACCCAAGTTTCATCTCAAGGTAATCAATCAAGGGTTGATAGACAGTCAACGTTTCCTTTGGAGATAAAATAGACGATACAGCAACTCGTAAAGGAACCGGATCAGGCATTTTATCTTTTACAAGGACTTGTGAATCTATATTGTTGAGATGCACAATTTTAGTTGGAGACGAAGAACAGCCACTTAGATATACACCCATCAATAGTACCAATATAGTCATAAATAATTTTCTCATGTAAGCCTCCATATAAGAAAGATTGATAGTCCAATCTTCGGTCATAAGACGTCATTTAGATAAAGATTTCTCTACTTTGACCACTTATCCCTGCATAAGACAATAGTCAAAAGTCTCCATTGCTTTATTAAAGGCTACTGAAAACACTTACATAGTTTCATGTAAGTGTTTTCCCTTACAAAAGTATGTGGGTTTTACTTATACCCGTATTTTTTGAAAAATGAGATAATGTATTTGTACGAAACTATACAGATCTCCGAGCTGTGATAAACAGCCGATAGGGTACTCGTACAGTGCCTGCCCATATTTGGCGAAGGAGAGAAGAGTAGGGAGGAAGGCTTTATGGAGAGAAAAGATATTTTGCTCACCATGCAAAGTGATTTGACAAGAACACTTCAAAAACCGCCAGAAAAGCGTCACTGGGGGATGCTCATCGACACTCGGAAATGTGTCGGTTGCCATGCCTGTACGATTGGTTGCGTGTCAGAGTATAAACTGCCACCTGGAGTAGTATACCGGCCTGTAATGGATTATGAGAGTGGACAATTTCCGAATACAAAAAGAAAATTTCTGCCTCGTCCTTGTTTTCAGTGCGAAAAGCCATCTTGCGTATCTGTATGCCCTGTGGCTGCCACGAAGAAAGAAGCCGATGGGATTGTTTCTATCGACTATAAGAAATGCATCGGTTGCCGAGCCTGTATTTCAAACTGCCCCTATGGTGCCAGGACTTTTGATACAGGAGCCTATTATACGGAAGGGACTCCCGCCGTTCAGCCATACGAAAAGGCTGGATTTTATGAATATGAAAAAGTATGGCACAGAGATAGTAAGCATGGTGATGTGATTAGTAGCGCAAGAAAGTGCCATTTTTGTACCAGTCGCATTGCTAAAGCATTGCTTCCTATATGTGTATCAACCTGCATAGGTCGTGCCACGTATTTTGGTGATCTAAATGATGATCAAACTCTTATTAGCCAAGTGATATCGGCAAATAAAACCTATCGTCTTAAAGAAGAAACGGGTAATAACCCGCAAGTATATTATATTTAGGAGGTGCGGCTCGTGAGTAAAAAGAGTAACATAATTTTGCT from Pelosinus sp. IPA-1 carries:
- the phnD gene encoding phosphate/phosphite/phosphonate ABC transporter substrate-binding protein, coding for MRKLFMTILVLLMGVYLSGCSSSPTKIVHLNNIDSQVLVKDKMPDPVPLRVAVSSILSPKETLTVYQPLIDYLEMKLGYPVILLQRKSYKEVNDLLQVGSADVAFVCSGGYAAGSESFGMELLAIPTVKNEHVYQSYIITNQNTKGDSILDLRGRSFAFTDPMSFSGRIAPVYMLESHGIDSATYFGRTFYTYSHDNAIRAVADGIADAAAVDSIVFDHTLKREPNLATKIKVIDKSIHVGIPPVVVNPSLDATLKQRVQALLLAMNEDEEGQKALRALEYDKFVTPDYQDYAHLKSIWLSTKEKL
- a CDS encoding 4Fe-4S dicluster domain-containing protein; amino-acid sequence: MERKDILLTMQSDLTRTLQKPPEKRHWGMLIDTRKCVGCHACTIGCVSEYKLPPGVVYRPVMDYESGQFPNTKRKFLPRPCFQCEKPSCVSVCPVAATKKEADGIVSIDYKKCIGCRACISNCPYGARTFDTGAYYTEGTPAVQPYEKAGFYEYEKVWHRDSKHGDVISSARKCHFCTSRIAKALLPICVSTCIGRATYFGDLNDDQTLISQVISANKTYRLKEETGNNPQVYYI